The proteins below are encoded in one region of Micromonospora yangpuensis:
- a CDS encoding DUF3000 domain-containing protein: protein MAPPLAYPETFARAVAGLRSATPRAEIVLEEVGAPQRLAPYAFALSATVFRDGDEVGTGRLILLHDPAGHEAWQGSLRLVTYVTADLEAELAADPLLPGVGWTWLTDALDAQDARHRALGGTVTQTMSTRFGELAGPPAGGDIEIRASWTPLGEDLLPHLMAWCTLLASTAGLPPPGVTALPQRRAAGTA from the coding sequence ATGGCCCCCCCGCTCGCGTACCCGGAGACCTTCGCCCGCGCGGTCGCCGGACTGCGGTCGGCCACCCCCCGGGCCGAGATCGTGCTCGAGGAGGTGGGGGCACCCCAGCGCCTGGCCCCGTACGCCTTCGCGCTCTCGGCCACCGTGTTCCGCGACGGCGACGAGGTGGGCACCGGCCGGCTGATCCTGCTCCACGACCCGGCCGGACACGAGGCCTGGCAGGGCAGCCTCCGCCTGGTCACCTACGTGACCGCCGACCTGGAGGCCGAACTGGCCGCCGACCCGCTGTTGCCCGGGGTGGGCTGGACCTGGCTTACCGACGCGCTGGACGCGCAGGACGCCCGGCACCGCGCCCTCGGCGGGACCGTCACCCAGACCATGTCGACCCGGTTCGGTGAGCTGGCCGGGCCGCCCGCCGGCGGCGACATCGAGATCCGGGCCTCCTGGACCCCGCTCGGGGAGGACCTCCTGCCGCACCTGATGGCCTGGTGCACCCTGCTCGCCTCGACCGCCGGCCTGCCGCCGCCCGGGGTGACCGCACTACCGCAGCGCCGCGCGGCCGGCACCGCCTGA
- the hemE gene encoding uroporphyrinogen decarboxylase — translation MTTTATGADARDREPRPATTDSPFVRACRRQPVPHTPVWFMRQAGRSLPEYRAIRANVAMLESCRRPDLVTEITLQPVRRHGVDAAILFSDIVVPVAAAGVELDIVPGTGPVVAEPVRTAADVERIRPITVADVSYVDEAVRLLVAELGDTPLIGFAGAPFTLASYLVEGGPSRTHAKTKALMYGDPDLWHALCGRLAEVTLEFLRVQAAAGVSAVQLFDSWAGALSEADYRRFVLPHSSKVLAGLADTGLPRIHFGVGTAELLGAMGEAGADVVGVDWRTPLDIATGRIGAERAVQGNLDPTVLFAPWPVVEAEVRRILEQGRAAPGHVFNLGHGVLPETDPDVLTRVVALVHEVSAGRVDQGR, via the coding sequence ATGACCACCACCGCCACGGGCGCCGACGCCCGAGACCGAGAACCCCGCCCGGCTACGACCGATTCGCCGTTCGTCCGGGCCTGCCGCCGCCAGCCGGTCCCGCACACGCCTGTCTGGTTCATGCGTCAGGCCGGACGTTCCCTGCCGGAGTACCGGGCGATCCGGGCGAACGTGGCGATGCTGGAGTCCTGCCGCCGGCCCGACCTGGTCACCGAGATCACCCTTCAGCCGGTACGCCGGCACGGGGTGGACGCGGCGATCCTGTTCAGCGACATCGTGGTGCCGGTCGCCGCGGCCGGCGTCGAGCTGGACATCGTGCCGGGCACCGGTCCGGTGGTCGCCGAGCCGGTGCGGACGGCCGCCGACGTCGAGCGGATCCGGCCGATCACGGTGGCCGACGTGTCGTACGTGGACGAGGCGGTCCGGTTGCTCGTCGCCGAGCTGGGCGACACGCCGTTGATCGGCTTCGCCGGCGCGCCCTTCACCCTGGCCAGCTACCTGGTCGAGGGCGGGCCGTCGCGGACCCACGCCAAGACCAAGGCGCTGATGTACGGCGACCCGGACCTCTGGCACGCGCTCTGCGGCCGGCTGGCCGAGGTCACCCTGGAGTTCCTGCGGGTGCAGGCCGCCGCCGGGGTCTCCGCGGTGCAGCTGTTCGACTCGTGGGCCGGCGCGTTGTCGGAGGCCGACTACCGTCGGTTCGTGCTGCCGCACTCGTCGAAGGTCCTGGCCGGGCTGGCCGACACCGGGCTGCCCCGGATCCACTTCGGGGTGGGCACCGCCGAGCTGCTCGGGGCGATGGGCGAGGCCGGCGCGGACGTGGTGGGCGTGGACTGGCGTACCCCGCTGGACATCGCCACCGGCCGGATCGGCGCCGAGCGGGCGGTGCAGGGCAACCTGGATCCGACCGTGCTGTTCGCCCCCTGGCCGGTGGTGGAGGCCGAGGTGCGGCGGATCCTGGAGCAGGGCCGGGCGGCTCCCGGGCACGTGTTCAACCTGGGCCACGGGGTGCTGCCGGAGACGGATCCCGACGTGCTGACCCGGGTGGTCGCGCTGGTGCACGAGGTCAGCGCGGGCCGGGTCGACCAGGGTCGCTGA